Genomic DNA from Thermosipho ferrireducens:
CAAAAAGAAACAACACCATTCTATCCACGAAGTCCATACGCAGCTGCAAAATTATACGCATATTGGATAACAATAAACTACAGAGAAGCGTACAATATGTTTACCTGTAATGGAATATTATTCAACCATGAATCAGAAAGAAGAGGCGAAACATTTGTAACAAGAAAAATAACACGAGCAGCGACAAGGATCTTATTGGGAACACAAGAAAAATTATACCTTGGAAATCTAAATGCAAAAAGAGATTGGGGATATGCAAAAGATTATGTAAAAGGAATGTGGCTTATGCTTCAGCAGCAAGAGCCAGATGATTATATCCTTGCAACAGGTGAAACACATTCTGTAAGAGAATTCTGCGAAAAAACATTTGAAAACCTGGGAATAAAACTTGAATGGGAAGGAAAAGATATAAATGAAAAAGGAATAATTAAAAACATAGAAAAAGACAAATTAATAGACTTTGTAGAAAAAGTAAAACAAAGCCACCCGGATTTAGAAAACTTTAAATTGAATCTTCAGCACCTAAAAAAAGGAAAAACAGTAGTAGAAGTAGATCCAAAATACTTCAGACCCACAGAAGTAGATATACTCTTAGGAGATGCAAGCAAAGCAAGGGAAAAACTTGGCTGGAAACCAGAAGTAACCTTTGACGAATTAATACAAAAAATGGTAAAATATGACTTGATGCTTGCAATAAAAGAAAAACACAGAAATGAAATAATAAAAGAAGGGTGATCATAAAATGGAAAAAGATTCAAAGATATACGTAGCGGGGCACAGAGGGCTTGTTGGTTCAGCTATTGTTAGAAAATTAAAAGAGCTTGGATATACAAATATAATAACAAAAACACATAAAGAACTTGACCTTACAGACCAAAAAGCAACAAGAGAATTTTTTGAAAAAGAAAGGCCAGAATATGTATTTTTAGCAGCGGCAAAGGTTGGAGGAATACTTGCAAATAACACATACAAAGCAGAATTTATATACCAAAACATAATGATAGCTGGAAATGTAATAGAAGCATCGTATAGATACGGTGTAAAAAAACTTCTAAATCTTGGTTCATCATGTATATATCCAAAATATGCACCACAACCAATGAAAGAAGAATATCTACTTACAGGAGAACTTGAACCAACAAATGAACCCTATGCGATAGCAAAAATCTCTGCAATAAAAATGGTAAGGTATTTTAACGAGCAATACGGCACAAACTTTATAAGCGTAATGCCAACAAACCTTTATGGACCTAATGATAATTTTAATCTTGAAACATCTCATGTATTGCCCGCACTTTTGAGAAAATTTCATTTAGGAAAATTATTGATGGAAGAAAGATATGAAGATATAATAAAAGATGTAGAAAAGTATCCAATAGGATTTGGACTTGATAAAGAAATAAATAAAGAAGATCCAAAGACAATAGAAAAGGTATTAGAAAAAGTAGGAATAACTAAAGAATCAATAACAGTATGGGGGACAGGAGAAGTATATAGAGAATTTATGTATGTGGATGATCTAGCTGATGCTTGTATATATTTAATGAATGAAGTTGAAGCAGAAAAAATGAAAAAAATATCACCAGACTACTTTGTAAACATAGGAACAGGAGAAGATGTAAAGATAAAAGATTTGGTAGAAATGATAAAAGAAATAGTGGGATACAAAGGAAAAATAAAATGGGATACAAGTAAACCCGATGGTACACCAAGGAAGTTATTGGATGTAACAAGGTTGAATAAACTGGGGTGGAGATATAAAATATCTTTGGAAATGGGAATAAAAATGTTAGTAAATAACATTTAGAGTAGAGGTGTACGAAATGATTAGGGTGGGTATAGATTTGTTATGGCTTAGACCTGGTAAAGTCGGTGGAACTGAATCTTATATTAGAAATTTATTAGATGGTTTTTTGAAATATTCTGA
This window encodes:
- the gmd gene encoding GDP-mannose 4,6-dehydratase, whose amino-acid sequence is MKKKALITGITGQDGSYLAELLLEKGYEVHGLIRRSSTFNTRRIDHLYKDPHEEGARLFLHYGDMTDSTMLVNFIQQIQPDEIYNLAAQSHVKVSFEIPEYTANSDALGTLRLLEAIRLLGLEKKVKFYQASTSELFGKVQEIPQKETTPFYPRSPYAAAKLYAYWITINYREAYNMFTCNGILFNHESERRGETFVTRKITRAATRILLGTQEKLYLGNLNAKRDWGYAKDYVKGMWLMLQQQEPDDYILATGETHSVREFCEKTFENLGIKLEWEGKDINEKGIIKNIEKDKLIDFVEKVKQSHPDLENFKLNLQHLKKGKTVVEVDPKYFRPTEVDILLGDASKAREKLGWKPEVTFDELIQKMVKYDLMLAIKEKHRNEIIKEG
- a CDS encoding GDP-L-fucose synthase family protein produces the protein MEKDSKIYVAGHRGLVGSAIVRKLKELGYTNIITKTHKELDLTDQKATREFFEKERPEYVFLAAAKVGGILANNTYKAEFIYQNIMIAGNVIEASYRYGVKKLLNLGSSCIYPKYAPQPMKEEYLLTGELEPTNEPYAIAKISAIKMVRYFNEQYGTNFISVMPTNLYGPNDNFNLETSHVLPALLRKFHLGKLLMEERYEDIIKDVEKYPIGFGLDKEINKEDPKTIEKVLEKVGITKESITVWGTGEVYREFMYVDDLADACIYLMNEVEAEKMKKISPDYFVNIGTGEDVKIKDLVEMIKEIVGYKGKIKWDTSKPDGTPRKLLDVTRLNKLGWRYKISLEMGIKMLVNNI